The Thermoanaerobacterium thermosaccharolyticum DSM 571 region TGCGTATAAGAGCGGTTGCGAATGCGTGTTTGTAATATACTGGAATATCTCTAAACAAAAAAATTATAAGACTTATAGTTGAAAACGGTATAGATATAGGTTATATAGGAGAATGACACTGGTGCGTATTCTGGCTGGCTTATGAATTCTGATAGGTAATAAAGAGAATAAACAAATGCCCTTTACGGTAGAGCTATTGCAGTATATTTTACTGAAGTAGAAGAATCGAACGACTTATGGCTGTAAAATTTGCTGTAGTTTCTATAATACTTTTTTTCAGTTAAAACATAAATCTTTTAAGAAAAGGGGAAACGGCTTTCTTCTACTAGATTTCAAAAAACGCACAAAAGCAGTTACAAAAGATGACTCGTATTATTAACAGTATATATGTTTAAATTAGATGTTGTAAAATGGAGGCATCTTGAAAGAATGAGAGATAATAGAAGTGATGTTTTAAAGAAAAAGGAAATGAGACAAAAGATTGATGAAGTCATTTCAAAAGGACCTTTTACCGATACGTGGAAATCCCTTTTGAATTACAAGATACCGCAATGGTATGAAAATGCTAAGTTTGGTATTTTTATACACTGGGGAGTATACTCTGTCCCTGCCTTCGGAAATGAGTGGTATCCACGCAATATGTATCAACAAGGTACTCCTGAGTTTAAGCATCATATTAAAACATATGGTTCGCAAAACCGGTTTGGTTATAAGGATTTTATACTCATGTTTAAAGCAGAAAAATTTGATCCTAAGGCGTGGGTTGACTTATTTGAAAAATCGGGAGCGCGTTATGTCATACCTGTGGCAGAACATCACGATGGCTTCCAGATGTATGATAGTGCTCTTTCTAGATGGAATGCTGCTAATATGGGGCCTAAAAAGGATATTATAGGGGAACTGGCAAAAGCCGTTAGAGAAAGAGGAATGGTATTTGGTCTTTCAAGCCATCGAGCAGAGCATTGGTGGTTTTTTGATGGTGGATTGGAATTTGATTCAGATGTAAGGGACCCTTATTACATGGATTTTTATGGACCTGCTAAAGCTTCCCCTAAAGATTTAGGAAGTATTGATGACAATCCTCCCGATGAGGAGTTTTTAGAAAATTGGTTGCATAGAGCTTGTGAATTAGTAGACAAATATCAGCCACAGATTGTATGGTTTGATTGGTGGATACAAAATTTAGCATTTAAGCCATATCTCAAAAAGTTTTCTGCTTATTATTACAATAGAGCAGCGGAATGGAATAAAGAGGTTGTTATAAATTATAAAAATAGTGCATTTGAGGAAGGAACAGCTGTACTAGATGTTGAGAGAGGACAGTTTTCGGATATTCAACAACGTTTTTGGCAGACAGATACTTCGTTATCAAAAAACTCATGGGGTTATATAAACAATCACGATTATAAGGAATCAAATGATATAATATGCGCATTAGTAGATATTGTAAGTAAGAATGGTTCATTGCTTCTCAATATTGGACCAAAGCCCGATGGTACTATACCCGAACCAGAACAGAGGATTCTTATGGAAATTGGGCGATGGCTCAAGGTTAACGGAGAGGCCATATATGGAACACGACCGTGGAAAGTATATGGTGAAGGACCTACAAAGGTTGTTGAAGGTGCTTTTACCGATACGCATGGAAGTATGTTTGTGTGTGATGATATACGCTTTACTATAAAAGAGGATACTTTATATGCAATTATTCTCAAATGGCCTGAGAATGGTCGCGTTACCATAAAATCTTTAGGAAGAAAGTCACCGTTTGCCTTGCCGTCTATAAATAAAGTAGAACTTGTGGGATGTGATATACCACTTCAATGGAATTGTAGAGAACAAGCATTGATTATTGATGTTACAGGATGTAAACCAACAAAATATCCAGCAACATTTAGAATTAAATAATTTATAATTTGACTTTTACAATAATTTCTTTTATTTAGCAAAGATATGAAAAAATGATATATATGGACATTAAGACTATAAAAAGTTGGGTAATAGATAAGAATGCTCGCATAAAAGACATTGAATCATAGCATATCAAATAAAAATTTTAAAGATGATAAAATTAGGAAACATCCTAGATCGAGTTTTTGGGGGATGTAAAAGCACATTTGCAAATTGTATGGTGATGATAATGGTTAAAAATAAAAATTTCATATCATTGAAACAGGTTTCAATTAATAATGGTTTTTGGTCATATTATTTAAAACTTATAAAAGATGTGATGATACCGTATCAATGGGAAGCATTAAATGATCGTGTTCCAGATGCTGAACCCAGCCATGTAATTAAAAATTTCAAGATAGCAGCAGGTGAAATACAAGGTGAATTTGCTGGAATGGTCTTTCAAGATAGTGATTTGTATAAATGGTTAGAAGCAGTGAGTTATAGTTTAATTGCTTATCCAGATGCCGAATTAGAAAGAACTGCAGATGAAGTAATTGATTTGATTGCAAAAGTGCAACAAAGCGACGGATATTTAAATACTTATTTTACTATTAAAGAACCTGATAAAAAATGGAGCAATTTGAAAGATTGCCATGAATTATATTGTGCTGGACATTTAATAGAAGCAGCTGTTGCTTATTATGAAGCAACAGGGAAGAAAAAATTGCTTGATGTAGCTTGCCGTTTTGCTGATCATATAGATCCAGTTTTTGGACCAGAATCACATAAGAAAAAAGGTTATCCTGGACATGAAGAGATTGAATTAGCATTAATTAAATTATATAAAGTAACTAATAATTCAAGATATTTAAACTTAAGTAAATATTTTATTGATGAACGCGGTAAAAAGCCACTATATTTTGAAATCGAAGCATATAATAGAGGAATAAAGAATATTCACAATATATGGGGAGAATTGGGAAAAAAATATTTTCAGGTTCATTTACCTGTAAGAGAACAAACTACAGCCGAAGGACATGCCGTTAGAGCTGTTTATTTGTATTCAGGAATGGCCGATGTTGCATTAGAAACAGGTGATCAAAGCCTAATTGATGCTTGTAAGAGATTATGGGACAATTTAACGAAGAAGAGAATGTATGTTACAGGAAGTATTGGCTCTATGTCAATAGGGGAGTCTTTAACTTTTGATTATGATCTTCCAAATGATACTAATTATTCGGAGACATGCGCGTCTGTTGGACTTGTATTTTTTGCGCATAGGATGTTGCAGATTGATCCTGATAGACAATATTCTGATGTAATGGAGAGAGCTTTGTATAATACAGTTATAAGTGGAATGTCATTAGATGGTAAGAAATTCTTTTATGTAAATCCACTTGAAGTATGGCCGGAAGCTTGTGAAAAGAACAAAGTTAAATCGCATGTAAAATATACAAGGCAGCCATGGTTTGGATGTGCATGTTGTCCACCTAATATTGCGAGATTGCTGACATCATTAGGCAAATATATATATTCTAAGAAAGCCAAAGAGGTATTTGTTCATTTATATGTTGATAGCGAATTAAAAGAAAAAATTTCAGAAAGCGAAGTAAATATTAAACAGAGTACACAATATCCTTGGGATGAGAAAATAATTATAGACATTGATAGTAAAAAAGAAACTGAGTTTACTTTATCGATAAGAATACCTGGTTGGTGTAAAGAGGCTAAAGTTAAAGTTAATAATAATGAGATTGATTTAGATAGTGTCATGGAAAAAGGGTATGCAAAAATTAATCGCAGATGGAAACACGACAGTTTAGAAATATATCTTTCAATGCCTGTTATGAGGATAAAAGCTAATCCTAATGTGAGAGAAGATGAGGGGAAAGTTGCTATTCAAAGAGGACCGATTGTTTATTGCCTTGAAGAAGTTGATAATGGCAAAAATCTAAATAATATAGTATTACCGAGAAACTGTGAATTTGAAATAAAAAAAGATAAAGATTTAAATGATGTATGTGTTATTGAAACGGATGCTTTTAGAGAAAAATATGAAGATTGGAATGATGAACTGTACAAATCTGATGTAAAAGTTTCTTATGAAAAGACACGAGTTAGATTTGTGCCGTATTTTGCGTGGGCAAATCGTACACCTGGCGAAATGGAAGTTTGGGTAAGAGAAAAGTAAAATTTGTAATGGGGGAAGAATTAATATGGATAATAAATTTTTTGTTGAAGGGAAGCGACTTATATACGAGTATGATGGTGAAAAATTGTGGATTGAACCATGGGGTGAAAATAGTTTAAGAATACGTTGTACAATGGAAGCAAAAATGCCTTTACATGATGACTGGGCTCTTTTGCAACAATCAGAATGTAAAGTTAATATAAAAATTGATAAAGAATATGCATCAATTACTAATGGAAAACTTACCTGTATTATTAGTGAATATGGAAATTTAGAATTTAAAAATCAAAAAGACGAAATTTTACTTATTGAAAAATGGAAAGATCGTCAACTTAAAATTAAGGGAAGAGAATTGAAACCTATATTAGGCGGGTTATATAAAGCAACTGTGCGGTTTGAGGGATTTGAGGATGAAAAATTTTATGGATTAGGGCAACGACAAGAACCATTTTTAAATTTAAAAGGTTGTGAATTTGAATTAGCACAACGGAATTCTCAAGTTAGTATTCCCTTTGTATTATCAAGTAAAGGATATGGCTTTTTATGGCATAACCCAGCTATTGGAAGAGTTTCATTATCGAGAAATTGTACAACATGGGTAGCAGAAGTAACACAATTAATTGATTATTGGGTCACAGCCGGAGATTATCCTGCAGAAATTATTGAAAATTATACACAAGTTACTGGTCGTGTACCAATGATGCCTTATTTTGCATCTGGTTTTTGGCAATCTAAATTACGCTATCATAACCAAGATGAATTGCTTGAAGTTGCGAGAGAATATAAGAAAAGAGGACTTCCTATAGATGTAATAGTTGTAGATTTTTTTCATTGGTCACAGCAAGGCGAATGGTGTTTTGATAAAAAATATTGGCCAGATCCTAAGAAAATGGTTAATGAATTAAAGGAAATAGGGATAGAACTTATGGTTTCTATATGGCCAACCGTAGATCCTCGCAGTGAAAATTATAGCGAAATGAAGCAAGAGGGGTTACTTGTTCATACAGAGCGTGGCATTCGTACGCAAATGGTATTTAATGGATATGAGGTGTTTGTTGATTTCACAAATCCTGATGCACAAAAATATGTATGGAACAAAGTTAAAGAAAATTATTTTAAATATGGTATTCGTATTTTTTGGTTGGATGAAGCAGAACCAGAATATTCAGTATATGATTTTGACAATATAAGATATTATATTGGTACAGGTTTAGAATTTAGCAATTTATATCCATTGTATTATGCCAAGGCGTTTTATGATGGAATGATAAAAGAAGGTATTAATGATATAATTAATCTTTCACGTTCAGCATGGGCTGGAAGTCAACGATATGGAGTAGCTGTTTGGTCCGGTGACATTCAATCAAATTTTGAAACTTTACGTAAACAAGTTTGTGCTGGACTTAATATTGGATTATCAGGAATTCCTTGGTGGACAACTGATATTGGTGGCTTTTTTGGAGGCGATCCAAAAGATCCGAAGTTTCAAGAATTAATTATACGTTGGTTTCAATATGGTACATTTTGTCCTATTTTTAGATTGCATGGACACCGTTTACCGGTTGGACAGCCAGGAGGTGAAGATACTGGCATATTTGATTTTAATATATGTGGTCCTAACGAAGTGTGGAGTTTTGGAGAAGAAGCTTATGAAATTATAAAAAATCTTTTACTTTTGCGTGAAAAACTACGTCCATATATAATGGAACAAATGAAGCTTGCCCATGAGAAAGGTGCACCACCAATGAGACCTTTATTTTATGATTTTCCAAATGACAAAATATCTTGGAATATTGAAGATGAGTATATGTTTGGACCTGATATTTTGGTTGCTCCTATACTATATGAAGGTAAAACATCAAGAGATGTCTATTTACCAGCAGGTACAGAGTGGATAAATTCGAATACAGGTGTTTGCTATGAAGGAGGGCAACATATAATATGCGATGCGCCATTAAACATAATACCTTATTTTATCAGAAAGGGAGCTAATATTAGATTATAAGATATCAATTTATTTAAAGCCAATTGCCGACAAAATATTTTTAATAGCGTTATAACAAATGGGGGGTATGTGATATGAAACGGATAGTATTTCTAATTTTGACAGGATTGATTAGTATATTAATGTCAGCATGTTCTAGTAATAGTTCAAAAGTTTCATTAATATATCCAAAGGAGCCCCCGAAAGATGATCTGTATGATTCGTCTATAATAAATGATGAAGTAAAATGGGGACCAATGAATGTTCATGATCCATCAATTTTTAAAGATGGAGATTGGTATTATATCTTTTCTACAGATGTAAAAGTAGGCGGCACACCACGTGCGGGAATACAAGTACGCAAATCTAAGGATTTAATTCATTGGCAATGGGTCGGATATGCTTTAGATGGAGTGCCAAAAGAAGCCGAAAAGTGGACTGGTGCAACAAATTTGTGGGCACCAGACGTTACTAAAATTGGTGATACGTATTATTTATATTATGTAGCATCTACTTTTGGCACGAATCAATCATTTATAGGTTTGGCAACAAGTAAATCAATAGAAGGGCCTTGGCAAGATCAAGGAGCGGTATTTAAATCTCAACAAGGTGATGAATGGAATGCTTTAGATCCTAATATTGTATACGCTGCTGATGGTACAATGTGGATGGATTTTGGTTCATTTTTTGGTGGAATATACATAGTACAGCTTGATCCAAAAACAGGAAAATTATTAAACAATGCTACACCAAAGCTAATTGCAAGGCGTAGTGGTGCAGATGCAATTGAGGGACCATATATTATATACAATAAGCAACAGAAAAAATATTATTTATTCACATCTTTTGATTCGCTATTTAGTGACTATAATGTTAGAGTATCACGTTCTGATAATATAGATGGACCATATATGGACTTTAATGGCAATTTAATGACAGATACAAACGTTGATAGTGGCACAAAAATCTTGGGAAGTTATAAATTTGATGGAAATGATGGTTGGATAGCACCGGGACATAATTCTGTACTAGTAGATGGAAATAATTATTATATTATCCATCATGCAAGAGGAGAAAAAGATACAAATTGGCCGTATCTTCATGTAAGAAAAATATTGTGGTCAGACAATGGTTGGCCTATGGTTTCACCAGAACGTTATGCAGGAGAAACTGAGCAGCAAATAGATAAAAATGATATAATCGGGAAATGGGAAATTATAGAACTTGATAAAAATGTTAATTCTGAGATAACATCTACTAAGATTGAATTACTTAGAAATGGCAAAATTAACACAAATGATAGCAAAGATTATTGGAAGTTTAGTGGTAAAAATACAATCAAATTATATTTTTATGATCCAGACCATGTACAGAAAGGACAATATTGGATTGAAACAGCTAAAATTATTTCTGCTTGGGATTGGGAAAATTGGAATCCAACTTTAGTATTTACAGGCTACGATCAGACTGGTACAGCAATATGGGGTAAAATGGATAAAGAATCTAAATAATTGCTAATAAGTTTTTATCCAGATATAAAAGAGATAAAAAGTTTTATAGATTAGCAGGAATTTTTGATAGGATGTAGAATATAAATATTATAAATGTACGTACATTTAGAGTTATAGACAAATACATCCGAATGTATGACATTATTTAAATCCAAAGGAGTGATTATTGTGTACAAAGATGAAAGACCGAGGATAGGCTTTCTAGGTATTATGCAGGAGCTATACGACGATATGCTACCAGGTATTACCGAAAGGCAAGAGATGTATGCACAACAAGTTATAAACAGGTTAGGTGATATTGCTAATTTTTATTTTCCCGGTGCTGCTAAAAACAGAAATGATATAGAAAGGATAGTTAAAGAATTCAATGATAAAGATCTCGATGGGATAATGATTGTCATGCTGACATACGGACCAGCTACAAATCTAGTTAATGCGTTAAGAAGCAATAGGCTTCCAATTATGCTTGCAAATATTCAGCCAGAAAGCACTGTAACAGATGATTGGGATATGGGAGATTTGACGTACAATCAAGGTGTTCACGGTGCACAGGATACTTCAAACACTATCATGAGAATGGGTATAACTTGTCCAATCATAACAGAAGATTGGCATTCTGAGGAATATAAAGAGTTTGTGAATGATTGGGCTAAAGCTGTAAAGACGATAAAAGCTTTGAGAAATATGAAGATTGCACAATTTGGAAGAATGCATGGCATGTATGACATAATGGGTGATGATGCGGCTTTTACCAGGAAAATAGGTCCGCAAATAAATCAGGAGTACATTGGCCAAGTTTACAGATATATGGAAGAAGCCACAGATGAAGAAATTGATAAGGTAATAGAGGAAAATAAGAAGAACTTTTATATAGATCCTAAATTAAGTGATGAAAGCCACAGGTATGCTGCAAGGCTTCAAATGGGATTTAAGAAGTTGCTTGAAGATAAAGGATATGCAGGCTTTAGTGCTCATTTTGATGTTTTTAAAGGTGATGGGAGATTTAAACAGATACACATGATGGCAGCATCAAACTTGATGGCGGAAGGTTATGGCTATGCAGCAGAGGGTGATGTCGTCACTGCCAGCTTAGTTGCAGCAGGACATGTTTTGATAGGTAATGCTCACTTTACAGAAATGTACGCAATGGACTTTAAGAGAAATTCTATTTTGATGAGCCACATGGGAGAAGGTAATTGGAAAATTGCTAGGA contains the following coding sequences:
- a CDS encoding alpha-L-fucosidase; protein product: MRDNRSDVLKKKEMRQKIDEVISKGPFTDTWKSLLNYKIPQWYENAKFGIFIHWGVYSVPAFGNEWYPRNMYQQGTPEFKHHIKTYGSQNRFGYKDFILMFKAEKFDPKAWVDLFEKSGARYVIPVAEHHDGFQMYDSALSRWNAANMGPKKDIIGELAKAVRERGMVFGLSSHRAEHWWFFDGGLEFDSDVRDPYYMDFYGPAKASPKDLGSIDDNPPDEEFLENWLHRACELVDKYQPQIVWFDWWIQNLAFKPYLKKFSAYYYNRAAEWNKEVVINYKNSAFEEGTAVLDVERGQFSDIQQRFWQTDTSLSKNSWGYINNHDYKESNDIICALVDIVSKNGSLLLNIGPKPDGTIPEPEQRILMEIGRWLKVNGEAIYGTRPWKVYGEGPTKVVEGAFTDTHGSMFVCDDIRFTIKEDTLYAIILKWPENGRVTIKSLGRKSPFALPSINKVELVGCDIPLQWNCREQALIIDVTGCKPTKYPATFRIK
- a CDS encoding glycoside hydrolase family 127 protein; the encoded protein is MVKNKNFISLKQVSINNGFWSYYLKLIKDVMIPYQWEALNDRVPDAEPSHVIKNFKIAAGEIQGEFAGMVFQDSDLYKWLEAVSYSLIAYPDAELERTADEVIDLIAKVQQSDGYLNTYFTIKEPDKKWSNLKDCHELYCAGHLIEAAVAYYEATGKKKLLDVACRFADHIDPVFGPESHKKKGYPGHEEIELALIKLYKVTNNSRYLNLSKYFIDERGKKPLYFEIEAYNRGIKNIHNIWGELGKKYFQVHLPVREQTTAEGHAVRAVYLYSGMADVALETGDQSLIDACKRLWDNLTKKRMYVTGSIGSMSIGESLTFDYDLPNDTNYSETCASVGLVFFAHRMLQIDPDRQYSDVMERALYNTVISGMSLDGKKFFYVNPLEVWPEACEKNKVKSHVKYTRQPWFGCACCPPNIARLLTSLGKYIYSKKAKEVFVHLYVDSELKEKISESEVNIKQSTQYPWDEKIIIDIDSKKETEFTLSIRIPGWCKEAKVKVNNNEIDLDSVMEKGYAKINRRWKHDSLEIYLSMPVMRIKANPNVREDEGKVAIQRGPIVYCLEEVDNGKNLNNIVLPRNCEFEIKKDKDLNDVCVIETDAFREKYEDWNDELYKSDVKVSYEKTRVRFVPYFAWANRTPGEMEVWVREK
- a CDS encoding TIM-barrel domain-containing protein, with amino-acid sequence MDNKFFVEGKRLIYEYDGEKLWIEPWGENSLRIRCTMEAKMPLHDDWALLQQSECKVNIKIDKEYASITNGKLTCIISEYGNLEFKNQKDEILLIEKWKDRQLKIKGRELKPILGGLYKATVRFEGFEDEKFYGLGQRQEPFLNLKGCEFELAQRNSQVSIPFVLSSKGYGFLWHNPAIGRVSLSRNCTTWVAEVTQLIDYWVTAGDYPAEIIENYTQVTGRVPMMPYFASGFWQSKLRYHNQDELLEVAREYKKRGLPIDVIVVDFFHWSQQGEWCFDKKYWPDPKKMVNELKEIGIELMVSIWPTVDPRSENYSEMKQEGLLVHTERGIRTQMVFNGYEVFVDFTNPDAQKYVWNKVKENYFKYGIRIFWLDEAEPEYSVYDFDNIRYYIGTGLEFSNLYPLYYAKAFYDGMIKEGINDIINLSRSAWAGSQRYGVAVWSGDIQSNFETLRKQVCAGLNIGLSGIPWWTTDIGGFFGGDPKDPKFQELIIRWFQYGTFCPIFRLHGHRLPVGQPGGEDTGIFDFNICGPNEVWSFGEEAYEIIKNLLLLREKLRPYIMEQMKLAHEKGAPPMRPLFYDFPNDKISWNIEDEYMFGPDILVAPILYEGKTSRDVYLPAGTEWINSNTGVCYEGGQHIICDAPLNIIPYFIRKGANIRL
- a CDS encoding arabinan endo-1,5-alpha-L-arabinosidase codes for the protein MKRIVFLILTGLISILMSACSSNSSKVSLIYPKEPPKDDLYDSSIINDEVKWGPMNVHDPSIFKDGDWYYIFSTDVKVGGTPRAGIQVRKSKDLIHWQWVGYALDGVPKEAEKWTGATNLWAPDVTKIGDTYYLYYVASTFGTNQSFIGLATSKSIEGPWQDQGAVFKSQQGDEWNALDPNIVYAADGTMWMDFGSFFGGIYIVQLDPKTGKLLNNATPKLIARRSGADAIEGPYIIYNKQQKKYYLFTSFDSLFSDYNVRVSRSDNIDGPYMDFNGNLMTDTNVDSGTKILGSYKFDGNDGWIAPGHNSVLVDGNNYYIIHHARGEKDTNWPYLHVRKILWSDNGWPMVSPERYAGETEQQIDKNDIIGKWEIIELDKNVNSEITSTKIELLRNGKINTNDSKDYWKFSGKNTIKLYFYDPDHVQKGQYWIETAKIISAWDWENWNPTLVFTGYDQTGTAIWGKMDKESK
- a CDS encoding L-fucose/L-arabinose isomerase family protein; protein product: MYKDERPRIGFLGIMQELYDDMLPGITERQEMYAQQVINRLGDIANFYFPGAAKNRNDIERIVKEFNDKDLDGIMIVMLTYGPATNLVNALRSNRLPIMLANIQPESTVTDDWDMGDLTYNQGVHGAQDTSNTIMRMGITCPIITEDWHSEEYKEFVNDWAKAVKTIKALRNMKIAQFGRMHGMYDIMGDDAAFTRKIGPQINQEYIGQVYRYMEEATDEEIDKVIEENKKNFYIDPKLSDESHRYAARLQMGFKKLLEDKGYAGFSAHFDVFKGDGRFKQIHMMAASNLMAEGYGYAAEGDVVTASLVAAGHVLIGNAHFTEMYAMDFKRNSILMSHMGEGNWKIARKDRPIKLVDRELGIGKLENPPTVVFMAQPGIATLASLVSIEGEKYRLVVSRGEILDTEEVKNIEMPYFHFKPENGVRACLNGWLKNGGTHHQCLTLGDTTMRWKLLCELLDIEYVEV